Below is a genomic region from Hylemonella gracilis.
CACGGTGCCCGCAGGCCACTATTTCGTGATGGGCGACAACCGGGATAATTCACTCGATTCGCGCTACTGGGGTTTCGTGCCGGATGAGAACATCGTTGGCAAGGCTTTCATGATCTGGATGAACTTCGGTGACTTCAAGCGCATCGGTTTCTTCGATTGAAATTCTTTCCATGGATGCGCGTCGTCATGCCGATGAATGCGCGGAAAACCCAGAGGCAACGTGGCTGATCTGAGCACTTTGCAGATACGTCTGCAAGACCATCTGCAGCGTCCCTTCTCCGACGCTGCACTGCTGCAGCGGGCCTTGACGCACCGCAGCTTCTGCGCCGATCACAACGAACGCCTGGAATTCCTGGGCGACTCGGTACTGAACCTGGCCGTCGCCGACCTGCTCTACCAGCGCCTGCATGCCTTGCCTGAGGGAGACCTGTCGCGCATCCGCGCCAACTTGGTCAAGCAGGAAACCCTGCATCAATTGGCCATGGAGCTTGGCCTGTCCGACTTGCTGCGTCTGGGCGAGGGTGAGCTTCGGTCTGGTGGCAACAAGCGCCCCTCCATCCTCGCCGACGCGCTGGAGGCGCTGATCGGTGCGGTGTACCTGGACGCAGGGTATGCCGCCGCGCAGGCCTTGGTGCATCACCTGTATGAAAAGGTCGAGGTCACGCCGCAGATGCAGGCCAGCGCCAAGGACCCCAAGACTGAGTTGCAGGAATGGCTGCAGGCGCGCAAGCTGAAGTTGCCGCTGTACCGCGTGGTGGCCACCACCGGCGCGGCGCACCGCCAGACCTTCGATGTGGAATGCGAGGTCGCGGAATTTCAGTTGACCGAACGTGGCATTGGCGGTTCTCGCCGTGCCGGTGAGCAGGCCTCTGCCGCGGCCATGCTGCAGACCTTGAAAGCGCGGGACGCGTCATGAGCACATTCACGAACAAGAACCCGCCGTGCATTGGGGGGTATGACCATGCCTGACACGAACACGCCTCAAGTTGCATCCGCCCGACGTTGCGGTCTGATTGCCATCGTCGGCAAGCCCAACGTCGGCAAGTCGACCCTGCTCAATGCCCTGGTGGGGCAGAAGATCAGCATCACCTCGCGCAAGGCGCAGACCACCCGCCACCGCATCACGGGTATGCGCACCGAAGGCGCGACGCAGTTCGTGTTTGTCGACACGCCCGGCTTTCAGACGCGGCACGGCAACGCGCTCAACCGCTCGCTCAACAAGACTGTGCAGGGCGCGGTGGGCGACGTCGATCTGGTGCTCTTTGTCGTCGAAGCCGGAAGCTTCAACCAGGCCGATGAGCAGGTACTCAAGTTGTTGGCCGAAGGTGTGCCCGTGCTGCTGATCGCCAACAAGCTTGACACCATCAAGCATCGCGCTGAACTGGCGCCCTGGCTGCAGGAGATGCAGCATCGGTTTGAACGCCTCGGTGCGAAGGCTGAGATGGTGCCGCTGTCGGCCAAGAATCCCAAGGACATCGAGCGCCTGCTCGGCATCTGCGAAAAATACCTGCCCGAACAGGATTGGTGGTACAGCGAAGACGAGCTGACCGACCGCAGCGAGAAATTTCTCGCGGGCGAGATCGTGCGCGAAAAATTGTTCCGCTTGACGGGGGACGAACTGCCCTACACCTCGACGGTGGTCATCGACAAGTTTGAGGAAGAGCCCGGCAAGACGGCCAGCCGTTTCGTCAAGATCGCCGCCACCATCGTCGTCGAGCGTGATGGCCACAAGGCCATGGTGATCGGTGACAAGGGCGAGCGGCTCAAGCGCATTGGCATGGAAGCGCGCCAGGAACTGGAGAAGCTGATGGACGCCAAGGTTTTCCTGGAGCTTTGGGTCAAGGTGCGTTCCGGTTGGGCTGATGACGAGGCCCGGGTCCGCTCCTTCGGATATGAATAGGATCCCCCCCGTTGCGCTCCCACATCGTGTGGGTCGACATACCCCCTCGAGGGGGCGCACCCAGTGGTCCGGCAAAGCCGGTTCCACGGGTGCTCTGGCCTGAGATTCGCGGGCTGCATGCATGGTCACCCGGCGCATCACGGACGAGCCGGCCTTCGTGCTCCACCGCTACGACTGGAGTGAAACCAGCCTGATCCTGGAGGTGTTCACGCGCCACCATGGACGACTGGCGCTGGCGGCCAAGGGCGTGAAGCGCCCGACATCCAGTTTTCGCCCCGTGCTATTGCCCTTGCAACCCTTGCGCCTGGGCTACGGCGGCGAAGGCGAGGTGCGCACCCTGAAAAGCGCCGAATGGGCGGGGGGCATGTCATGCCCACCGGCGATGCGCTGCTTTCGGGGTATTACCTGAACGAGTTGCTGATCCGCCTGCTTGCCCGCGATGACCCGCATCCGGTGCTGTTCGACATCTACACCCAGGTGGTGCGCCTGCTGGCGTCCGAGCACGGCGAGGTGTTGCAGGCGTCGCTGCGGGCCTTTGAGTTGCTGATGTTGCGCGAGGCGGGCTTGTTGCCGGCTCTGGACATGCAAACCTTGACTCTGGGCCCGCTGGAGGCACGTGCCGTCTATTGCCTGGTGCCCGAGGGCGGCTTGCGCCTGGCGCAGGCCCAGGACCGCGCCACGCTGGATGGCACCCAATGGCGGGCCCTGCATGTTGCGCTGGCGCCCGAGGCGTCCTTCCTCGATGCCGTGCGGGCCTGCGCCGCGGTGGCGTCCGAGCTCAAGCCGCAGCTGCGGGCCTTGCTCCACTACCATTGTGGCGGTGGGACTTTGCGTACCCGCCAACTGATGATGGATATCCAAAGTCTTTGAAATCATGACCCCCACCACCGCACTTTCGGTCAACGTCAACAAGGTGGCGCTGCTGCGCAACACCCGTCACCTGGACATTCCCAGCGTCACACGCGCAGCCACGCTGTGCCTGCAGGCCGGCGCGCAGGGCATCACCGTGCATCCACGTCCGGACGAACGGCATATCCGCGCGCGCGACGTGCATGAACTCGCGGAACTGTTGAAGGCTTGGCCCGGTCGCGAATACAACATCGAGGGCAACCCTTTCCATAACCTGATGGATTTCATCCGTGTCGTGCGACCCCACCAGGCGACTTTCGTGCCTGACAGTGAGGGGCAGTTCACGAGTGACCACGGTTGGCAACTGTCCGAGCCAGGCGCGGATGACGCTGAGCGCTTGCAGCCCCTGATCGCCGAATGCCATACGCTGGGCGTGCGCGTGAGCCTGTTCATGGACGCCGAGCCACAGGTGATGACTGCCGCCAAGTCCCTGGGCGCGGATCGGGTGGAGCTCTACACCGAGCCCTACGCAGCCGCCCACGGGGGTGCCGCTCAGGCCGTGCAACTCCAGCGCTTCGCCGCCGCCGCCCGCGCCGCGCGGGACGCGGGGCTGGACGTGAACGCCGGCCACGACCTCAACCGCGGCAACCTCACGGATTTCCTGCGTGCCGTGCCCGGCGTGAAGGAGGTCTCCATCGGCCACGCGCTGATCGCCGATGCGCTCGAGCTGGGTTATGCCGCCACGGTGCAGGACTATCTGCGCTGCATCCGTGAAACGGCATGAGGGAGTGACGATGATCTACGGCATCGGCACCGACATCTGCGACGTGCGTCGCATCCGGGCCAGTTTCGAGCGCCGGGGCGAGCGATTCGCCCGGCATGTGCTCGGCGAGGCCGAGTTGAAGGTCTGGTTGGCCCGCAGCGCGCGCTGGCCCGACCGCGGCCTGCGTTACCTGGCCACGCGCTTCTCGGCCAAGGAGGCTTTCAGCAAGGCCATTGGTCTGGGCATCCACATGCCCATGACCTGGCGCAGTTGCGAGATCCTCAACCACGCCAGCGGCCAACCCTACATCCGCCTCGGCGGTGAGCTCAAGACCTGGTTCGAAACCCAGGGCCTGCGCGCCCACGTGACCGTGACCGACGAAACCGACTACGCCGCCAGCTTCGTCGTGGTCGAAAAAGACTGAAAACCCACGCCATGATTGCCAACCTTTCCCAGCACGCACCCCTCGTCATCGACGTGGCGGGGCTGTCCCTCACCGACGACGACCGCCGCCGCCTCGCGCATCCCCTGGTCGGCGGTGTGATCCATTTCGCGCGCAACTGGCAGAGCCGCGCCCAGCTGACCACGCTCAACGACGAGATCAAGTCGCTGCGCCCCGATCTGTTGGTCTGCGTGGACCACGAAGGCGGCCGTGTCCAACGCTTCAAGACCGATGGTTTCACGCACCTGCCCGCCATGCGACGCCTGGGTGAACTCTGGATGAAGGACGCGATGGCGGCTACCAATGCCGCCACCGCCTGTGGCCAGGTGCTCGCTGCCGAGTTGCGCGCCTGTGGTGTCGATCTGAGTTTCACGCCCGTGCTGGACCTGGACTGGGGGCCCTCCGGTGTCATTGGCGACCGCGCCTTCCACCCGGACGCCCGCGTGGCCACACTGCTGGCCAAGAGCCTGATGCACGGCCTGCTGCAGGCCGGCATGGCCAACTGCGGCAAGCACTTCCCTGGCCACGGTTTCGTCGCGGCGGATTCCCACACCGACATTCCCGTGGACCGGCGCAGCCTCAAGGCCATCCTGACTGACGATGCCCAGCCCTACGCCTGGCTGAACACCACGCTGGCCAGCGTGATGCCCGCGCACGTCGTCTACCCCAAGGTGGACACGCGCCCAGCGGGTTTCTCCAGCACCTGGCTCAACGACATTCTGCGCACGCGCCTGGGCTTCACGGGCGCGATCTTCAGCGACGACCTCAGCATGGCCGGCGCGCGCGTGATCGAGGGCCGGTCCGTCAGCACCACCGAAGCCGCACTGGCCGCCCTCACGGCAGGCTGTGACCTTGTGCTGCTCTGCAACCAGAGCGTGGTGGCGCAGGACGGCGCGAATGGCGTGCAAGGCGCGCCCATCGATGAGCTGATCGATGGCCTGGCCGAGGCGCAGATCAAAGGCCGCTGGCTGCCCTCCGAAGCCAGCGAACAGCGTCGCCTCGATTTGCTGCCGCGCATACCCGCACTGGATTGGGACGCCTTGATGGTCGACCCGACCTATGTCCGGGCCTTGGAGTTGCTGCCGTGATGGCCATACAGCCCTCCGAAGGTGGGCACGGCAGCCCGCAACGCAAGAAGGTACTTCCATGAGTGATGCCCTCGCCCCATTTGCCCGTCTTCCCGAGCCGCCGTATTACGCGGTGATCTTTTCCTCCCGCCGCACGCCGGGGGAGGGTGATTACGGCGCCATGGCCGAGCGCATGGTGGAACTGGCGGCGCAGCAAGCCGGTTTTCTGGGCGTGGAAAGCGTGCGCGGCGCCGACGGCTTTGGCATCACCGTGTCGTACTGGCGCAGCGAGGAAGACATCGTCGCCTGGCGCCGCCATGCCGAGCATCAGGTGGCGCAGGCGCAGGGTCGCGCGCAGTGGTACGAGCATTACGAACTGCGCGTGGCGCGGGTTGAACGGGCCTGGGGCGGGCCGTGAGCCCACCGGCCGGCCGCCGTGTCAGCGGCGGGCGATGAAGTCGATCTCGACGCGTGCGCCCTTGGCCAGGCCGCTGACACCCACGCAGGTGCGGGCGGGTAGCCGCCCAGCCGCAAAGTAGCCGCGGTAGACGGCGTTCATGCGCTCGTAGTCTTCCTCGAAATGGGTCAGAAAGATGCGCGCCGAGAGCACATGCGAGAGATCCAGCCCGCAGCCCTCCAGCACGGTGCGCAGGTTGCCCATCACGGCGTGCGTCTGGGCCTCGATGCCTTCGGGGTACGGCGTGTCGATCGAAGTTCCGGTGAAAGGCATCTGACCCGTCACGAAAACCCAGCCATCGGCCTCAACGGCGTGGCTGAAAGGGGCGACCGGGTCGGGCGCGCCGCCGATCATGTGGAAGAGTGGGGGCATGGTGTTCTCCATTTCAGGTTGGTGGTCAAAGCAAGTTCCGGCCCGGTGAAATGGCATGCATCTTGCGCATTTTGGGGGCTC
It encodes:
- the rnc gene encoding ribonuclease III, whose protein sequence is MSTLQIRLQDHLQRPFSDAALLQRALTHRSFCADHNERLEFLGDSVLNLAVADLLYQRLHALPEGDLSRIRANLVKQETLHQLAMELGLSDLLRLGEGELRSGGNKRPSILADALEALIGAVYLDAGYAAAQALVHHLYEKVEVTPQMQASAKDPKTELQEWLQARKLKLPLYRVVATTGAAHRQTFDVECEVAEFQLTERGIGGSRRAGEQASAAAMLQTLKARDAS
- the era gene encoding GTPase Era; the protein is MPDTNTPQVASARRCGLIAIVGKPNVGKSTLLNALVGQKISITSRKAQTTRHRITGMRTEGATQFVFVDTPGFQTRHGNALNRSLNKTVQGAVGDVDLVLFVVEAGSFNQADEQVLKLLAEGVPVLLIANKLDTIKHRAELAPWLQEMQHRFERLGAKAEMVPLSAKNPKDIERLLGICEKYLPEQDWWYSEDELTDRSEKFLAGEIVREKLFRLTGDELPYTSTVVIDKFEEEPGKTASRFVKIAATIVVERDGHKAMVIGDKGERLKRIGMEARQELEKLMDAKVFLELWVKVRSGWADDEARVRSFGYE
- a CDS encoding pyridoxine 5'-phosphate synthase — protein: MTPTTALSVNVNKVALLRNTRHLDIPSVTRAATLCLQAGAQGITVHPRPDERHIRARDVHELAELLKAWPGREYNIEGNPFHNLMDFIRVVRPHQATFVPDSEGQFTSDHGWQLSEPGADDAERLQPLIAECHTLGVRVSLFMDAEPQVMTAAKSLGADRVELYTEPYAAAHGGAAQAVQLQRFAAAARAARDAGLDVNAGHDLNRGNLTDFLRAVPGVKEVSIGHALIADALELGYAATVQDYLRCIRETA
- the acpS gene encoding holo-ACP synthase, producing MIYGIGTDICDVRRIRASFERRGERFARHVLGEAELKVWLARSARWPDRGLRYLATRFSAKEAFSKAIGLGIHMPMTWRSCEILNHASGQPYIRLGGELKTWFETQGLRAHVTVTDETDYAASFVVVEKD
- the nagZ gene encoding beta-N-acetylhexosaminidase; this encodes MIANLSQHAPLVIDVAGLSLTDDDRRRLAHPLVGGVIHFARNWQSRAQLTTLNDEIKSLRPDLLVCVDHEGGRVQRFKTDGFTHLPAMRRLGELWMKDAMAATNAATACGQVLAAELRACGVDLSFTPVLDLDWGPSGVIGDRAFHPDARVATLLAKSLMHGLLQAGMANCGKHFPGHGFVAADSHTDIPVDRRSLKAILTDDAQPYAWLNTTLASVMPAHVVYPKVDTRPAGFSSTWLNDILRTRLGFTGAIFSDDLSMAGARVIEGRSVSTTEAALAALTAGCDLVLLCNQSVVAQDGANGVQGAPIDELIDGLAEAQIKGRWLPSEASEQRRLDLLPRIPALDWDALMVDPTYVRALELLP
- a CDS encoding antibiotic biosynthesis monooxygenase family protein produces the protein MSDALAPFARLPEPPYYAVIFSSRRTPGEGDYGAMAERMVELAAQQAGFLGVESVRGADGFGITVSYWRSEEDIVAWRRHAEHQVAQAQGRAQWYEHYELRVARVERAWGGP
- a CDS encoding RidA family protein yields the protein MPPLFHMIGGAPDPVAPFSHAVEADGWVFVTGQMPFTGTSIDTPYPEGIEAQTHAVMGNLRTVLEGCGLDLSHVLSARIFLTHFEEDYERMNAVYRGYFAAGRLPARTCVGVSGLAKGARVEIDFIARR